A single window of Gossypium arboreum isolate Shixiya-1 chromosome 13, ASM2569848v2, whole genome shotgun sequence DNA harbors:
- the LOC128286671 gene encoding uncharacterized protein LOC128286671, with the protein MLGDARELKPLTVAGHHPSENSALISRGPQSQRFKDGIDSGSKRPWCSHCNRVGHTKEKCFKLHGYPEEKKQKENKAAMISTTEEDAQNVRLTKTQLEALHKLLRTPTASGSLAIQGTGIGKDDWHY; encoded by the exons ATGTTGGGAGACGCAAGAGAATTAAAACCATTGACCGTAGCTGGTCATCATCCTTCCGAGAACTCTGCTCTTATTTCAAGAGGCCCTCAATCTCAAAGGTTCAAAGATGGAATTGATTCTGGTTCAAAAAGGCCATGGTGTAGCCACTGTAATCGGGTTGGGCATACCAAGGAGAAATGCTTCAAACTCCATGGCTATCCTGAAGAAAAAAAACAGAAAGAAAACAAGGCAGCAATGATATCTACTACTGAAGAAGATGCTCAGAATGTTAGGCTAACCAAAACTCAACTTGAGGCTCTTCATAAACTACTCAGGACTCCTACAGCCAGTGGGTCACTAGCTATTCAAG GAACAGGAATCGGGAAAGATGATTGGCACTACTAA